One segment of Triticum aestivum cultivar Chinese Spring chromosome 2A, IWGSC CS RefSeq v2.1, whole genome shotgun sequence DNA contains the following:
- the LOC123185780 gene encoding homeobox-leucine zipper protein HOX14-like isoform X2, translating into MDNQQLFGSSYVDTPFFAANGTAQRESQPKARRRRRRAARCGGGDGNGWEMDGGGDPKKRRLTDEQAEMLELSFREERKLETGRKVYLAAELGLDPKQVAVWFQYRRARHKSKTLEQEFARLKHAHDAAILHKCHLENEVLRLKEKLRATAEEVQRLRSAAGIHADGGDSAGAVSVCGGSPRSSFSTGTCQQHPGFSGADVLGRDDDLMMCVPEWFFA; encoded by the exons ATGGACAACCAGCAGCTCTTTGGTTCCTCCTACGTGGACACGCCTTTCTTCGCGGCCAATG GCACGGCGCAGCGGGAGAGCCAGCCGAAGgctcggcgcaggcggcggaggGCCGCGAGATGCGGCGGAGGGGATGGTAACGGCTGGGAGATGGACGGAGGAGGGGACCCCAAGAAGCGGCGGCTCACCGATGAGCAGGCGGAGATGCTGGAGCTGAGCTTCCGGGAGGAACGCAAGCTGGAGACCGGCCGGAAGGTGTATCTGGCCGCCGAGCTCGGGCTCGACCCCAAGCAGGTCGCCGTGTGGTTCCAGTACCGCCGGGCGCGCCACAAGAGCAAGACGCTCGAGCAGGAGTTCGCCAGGCTCAAGCACGCCCACGACGCAGCCATCCTCCACAAATGCCACCTCGAGAACGAG GTGCTGAGGCTGAAGGAGAAGCTGAGAGCGACTGCGGAGGAGGTGCAGCGCCTCAGGTCGGCAGCTGGGATCCACGCCGATGGCGGAGACTCCGCTGGCGCCGTTAGCGTGTGCGGCGGGAGCCCGCGCTCATCCTTCTCGACGGGAACCTGCCAGCAGCATCCGGGTTTCAGCGGGGCAGACGTGCTGGGGCGGGACGATGACCTGATGATGTGCGTCCCCGAGTGGTTTTTCGCATGA
- the LOC123185780 gene encoding homeobox-leucine zipper protein HOX14-like isoform X1 encodes MDNQQLFGSSYVDTPFFAANGTAQRESQPKARRRRRRAARCGGGDGNGWEMDGGGDPKKRRLTDEQAEMLELSFREERKLETGRKVYLAAELGLDPKQVAVWFQYRRARHKSKTLEQEFARLKHAHDAAILHKCHLENEVSLLIHTHTGVHTNSSSFLHKLTASQVLRLKEKLRATAEEVQRLRSAAGIHADGGDSAGAVSVCGGSPRSSFSTGTCQQHPGFSGADVLGRDDDLMMCVPEWFFA; translated from the exons ATGGACAACCAGCAGCTCTTTGGTTCCTCCTACGTGGACACGCCTTTCTTCGCGGCCAATG GCACGGCGCAGCGGGAGAGCCAGCCGAAGgctcggcgcaggcggcggaggGCCGCGAGATGCGGCGGAGGGGATGGTAACGGCTGGGAGATGGACGGAGGAGGGGACCCCAAGAAGCGGCGGCTCACCGATGAGCAGGCGGAGATGCTGGAGCTGAGCTTCCGGGAGGAACGCAAGCTGGAGACCGGCCGGAAGGTGTATCTGGCCGCCGAGCTCGGGCTCGACCCCAAGCAGGTCGCCGTGTGGTTCCAGTACCGCCGGGCGCGCCACAAGAGCAAGACGCTCGAGCAGGAGTTCGCCAGGCTCAAGCACGCCCACGACGCAGCCATCCTCCACAAATGCCACCTCGAGAACGAGGTAAGCTTGCTCATACACACTCACACTGGCGTACATACAAATTCCTCTTCGTTCTTGCACAAGCTGACTGCCAGCCAGGTGCTGAGGCTGAAGGAGAAGCTGAGAGCGACTGCGGAGGAGGTGCAGCGCCTCAGGTCGGCAGCTGGGATCCACGCCGATGGCGGAGACTCCGCTGGCGCCGTTAGCGTGTGCGGCGGGAGCCCGCGCTCATCCTTCTCGACGGGAACCTGCCAGCAGCATCCGGGTTTCAGCGGGGCAGACGTGCTGGGGCGGGACGATGACCTGATGATGTGCGTCCCCGAGTGGTTTTTCGCATGA